The following are encoded together in the Vigna angularis cultivar LongXiaoDou No.4 chromosome 9, ASM1680809v1, whole genome shotgun sequence genome:
- the LOC108320613 gene encoding YTH domain-containing protein ECT2 isoform X4 yields the protein MHAEEIPAEPDNMKEQGTVTIGHSRETTSQSGSLGSGGDVPLYPPNVYAPQAQAFYYRGFDNGNGEWDEYSSYVNSEGLEIGSPGVYNENPSLIFHSGYGFNPQMPYGPYSPVTTPLPSVGGDTQLYSSQQFPYTGPPYYPQLIPPSLSYLNSPTPVSQPELTNLVGIDQQVDNIFFGPRAGYPSVGSFGRGSFPVAPGSFGFHESQQGFEGSRSGGIWSDCSKPSERQRSLMPLSPSVSPRPMGSLGSFGPSVGMASHQQPSLYGFGSGSNSYGRGYLPNHGSSFGGTSISNLNDRSCASLENSRRQGRPSASLCNCTGTLDILSEQNRGPRASKLKNQILAEKNSVDNGKNSASTAKFQNESLNRSDFAIDYKDAKFFVIKSYSEDNVHKSIKYGVWASTPNGNRKLDAAYRQAMEKQEACPIFLFFSVNASAQFCGVAEMVGPVNFDKSVDFWQQDKWSGQFPVKWHIIKDVPNSQFRHIVLENNDNKPVTNSRDTQEVKLPQGIEMLAIFKNYETDVSILDDFDFYEDRQKAMQERKARQQNSMMTTGLVGENEHRNSANTTGEFMKQMTKSFALVVRLDENNNEVAADRDNLVSHGPIGNVVKSDDGQSVPASSTQTS from the exons ATGCATGCAGAAGAGATACCAGCCGAACCAGATAACATGAAGGAGCAG GGTACAGTGACTATAGGTCATTCGAGGGAGACCACAAGTCAATCAGGCTCTTTAGGTTCAGGTGGAGATGTTCCTCTGTATCCTCCTAATGTGTATGCTCCTCAAGCTCAGGCTTTCTACTATAGAG GTTTTGACAATGGCAACGGTGAATGGGATGAATATTCTTCATATGTCAATTCTGAGGGATTAGAAATTGGATCTCCT GGTGTCTACAATGAAAATCCATCCCTTATTTTCCATTCTGGGTATGGCTTCAACCCCCAAATGCCTTATGGACCGTATTCCCCAGTTACCACACCTTTGCCTTCTGTAGGTGGAGACACACAGTTATACTCCTCGCAGCAATTTCCATACACTGGACCACCTTATTATCCTCAGCTAATTCCTCCTAGCTTATCATATCTCAATTCACCTACTCCAGTTTCACAGCCAGAGCTCACCAACCTGGTAGGTATTGACCAACAAGTtgataacatattttttggaCCAAGAGCAGGCTATCCATCTGTGGGATCTTTTGGTCGAGGCAGCTTTCCTGTAGCGCCTGGTTCCTTTGGCTTTCATGAATCCCAACAAGGATTTGAAGGATCAAGATCTGGTGGTATCTGGTCAGATTGCTCAAAACCCTCAGAAAGACAAAGATCTTTAATGCCTCTATCGCCATCTGTTTCTCCACGGCCCATGGGCTCACTTGGGTCATTTGGGCCGAGTGTTGGAATG GCCTCTCATCAACAGCCATCATTATATGGGTTTGGATCTGGTTCAAACTCTTATGGTAGGGGCTACCTGCCTAACCACGGCTCTAGCTTTGGAGGTACTTCTATTTCCAATCTTAATGATAGGAGTTGTGCTTCTCTTGAAAATAGCAGGAGGCAAGGGCGGCCATCTGCATCTCTTTGCAATTGTACCGGTACTCTTGATATCCTTAGTGAGCAGAACCGAGGTCCAAGGGCCTCAAAGctgaaaaatcaaattttggcTGAAAAAAATTCTGTGGATAATGGTAAAAATAGTGCATCTACTGCCAAGTTTCAAAATGAGTCACTCAATCGGTCAGATTTTGCCATAGATTACAAGGATGCCAAATTTTTTGTCATCAAATCTTACAGTGAAGATAATGTGCACAAGAGCATTAAATATGGTGTCTGGGCTAGTACACCAAACGGAAACAGGAAGTTAGATGCTGCATATCGCCAAGCAATGGAGAAGCAAGAGGCCTGCCCtatatttctcttcttctcg GTCAATGCGAGTGCTCAGTTCTGTGGGGTAGCTGAAATGGTTGGACCTGTCAATTTTGACAAGAGTGTGGACTTCTGGCAACAAGATAAGTGGAGTGGCCAGTTTCCCGTGAAGTGGCACATAATTAAAGACGTTCCAAACAGTCAGTTTCGTCACATTGTTCTTGAAAATAATGATAACAAGCCTGTGACTAACAGTCGAGATACTCAGGAG GTGAAGTTGCCACAGGGTATTGAAATGTTGGccatttttaaaaactatgaAACTGATGTTTCCATCCTGGATGATTTTGATTTCTACGAAGACCGGCAGAAGGCTATGCAAGAACGGAAGGCAAGGCAGCAAAACAGCATGATGACAACTGGATTAGTTGGAGAAAATGAACATCGGAATTCTGCTAACACTACTGGTGAATTTATGAAGCAGATGACAAAGAGTTTTGCTCTAGTTGTCCGCTTAGATGAGAATAACAACGAAGTTGCCGCGGACAGAGATAATTTAGTCTCTCATGGCCCCATTGGTAACGTAGTTAAATCTGATGATGGTCAATCAGTGCCGGCCTCTTCAACTCAAACCAGTTAG